In Paenibacillus sonchi, the genomic stretch CTGTGTCCGATTGGTCTGGAGAATCGCCTGATCTGCTCGAATAGCAGATTTCCTGTACGCATCCCTAGCGGAAGAATCGTGAAGCGGCCCTTTTAGCTCAGAATGTTCAAGAGAAGTGAACAGAGAGCATATTCCAATAGAACAAGAAGAAAGTATAGCCCAAGCTCATAACTACCAGCAGGTAGCGTCCGTACCGGACCATCCGCATTTCATCTGTATTCTGCTGCTGCCTTACTGTCTTAATGCCCAGGTGGATTGCCGCAGCGGCAGCGACCAGAGGCAGAGATGAGAATCCCCAGGTGTACCATGCCGGATAGCCGAAGAGAACCTGCGAGTTGCCATACAGGAGTTGGCCGATCAGGTAGATGGAGAAAATGACGGCAATCAATGCCGCATGTCCGAGCTTTTGCTGCTTTTTGCGCCGGATAAATCTCAGCAAGCTTCGAATCACCTCTATGAGTACCATAACGGGCCACGCCAATCCAATACCGGCATAGATGGCCAGAAGAGTAGAAGGCTGCTGTAAAAACGGAGGTTTTTCCTCTATAGTAACTCCTTGGATAAAGGTTAGCTTCCAGACGCCCTCTTGCTGGTGGAACGAGATGAACTCCCCGCTCTCTTTGTCCCGGAATAATCCTTCCCGGACAGGAATATAGGTTTTGGACTCCTTCGATCCCGTTCCCTCCGGAAAGACCCCTGTAATCCGCAGCGTTTCCCCTGCATTTTGCACAGCAAAGTTTTTTCCGCCCAGCCATCTGAACCATTTGCCCCAGCCATGCTGCGGTCCCAGACCCATGGTATAGGTACGCGCATATTGCTCCAAGTCGGGAGAGGAGGGGGGAGCTACTGCCGGGTCCTGAATCAGTGGTTCAGGCAGGAGGCGCACAATAGCATCTGTCACTTGATCGCGCAGCGGTTTTCCGGGTGACTCTGCATTGCTCACAACTAATATGCCAAGCTTATGCTCAGGAATCAGCTGCATCTTGGCAGCGAAGCCGTCGATGTCTCCTGTGTGGGACAGGGTGAGAATCCCGTTGTCCGTACGATTCCGGAACAAGCCATAACCTACACCTTCCACACCCGGATGCTCTGTAAACTGCCGGGCCTGCATTTCTTCTACGGTAGTTTGTTTAAGGATATGCTGTCTCTGATAGCTGCCTTCATTCAACAAAGCGATCATGTAGTGAGCCAATTCATCAGGTATCACACTGAGGGCGCCTGCCCCCGGCAGATTTGGGTAAGAGTAGGGGATTTCCTGAAAGCTTCCCTCCCGATATTGATAGGATTTAGCCATGTCCGGGTCGCTTTCCTGATGAGCCAGGCTGGCACTCGGCATTTGCAGGGGCCCGAACAGATTGTGCTGCATGTAAGCCTCAAGCGTGCTTCCCGTTACTTGTTCAACGAGGAAGCTGGCAAGGCCCGCTCCGGGATTGCTGTAAGCATATTCTGTCCCCGGCTCGCGAACGGGGGGCTGTGTGTCCAGATACTGCCGCAGAAAAGTCTCTGCTGACAAAGCCTTGTCCGCTGACTGCGCCGACAGGTTGTAGACACCTTCATCCAACCCGGCCGTATGCGTCAGCAGATGGTGCAGGGTAATGGGATGGCCGTGGAATAGGGGAACCTTGAAGTCTGGCAAATAAGTGTTAATATCCTGGTCCATCGCTACCTTCCCTTGCTCCTGCAATTGCATGACCGCTGTTGCAGTCATGGACTTGGTAAGCGATCCGACCCGCATTACGGTATGTCCGGGATCGACAGGAAGCTGTTTCCCGACATCGGCATAGCCGTATCCCTTGCTGAATACAATGCGGTCCCCCTCTGTTACGACAACAGCCGTGCCCGGAATGTGATCCGCCTCCATAATTTTATTAAGAAGTGGAGTCAGGGTTTCCTCAAGCCGTTCCTGCGTAATGGCATCATCCGTGCCGGCTGCTTGAGCAGCAGGGACGATTCCGAAGATTCCCATCCAGAAAATAACAGAAACGATAAATACAGATTTCAACTTCATCATCAGAACCTCCAAAACTAGTGCTGTGTAAATCTTCTGTGATTAGCATAAGGGAGAATTCTTTCACAGCTATGTCGCCAATCTTACAATAACCTTAAATCGCTTAAAATAAGCCCGGAATATGATAGACTAATGGACATGAAAGCGGGAACGAATGAGGAGGCTTGGATGTGCAGCGAACGGTACTGCTCGTCGACGACAACCGGGAAATTATAGAGCTTTTGAAACTTTTTCTGGAGAAGGAAGGACTGCGTATCTTAGAAGCTTATAATGGTGCTCAGGCATGGACATGCATTCAGCAGGAATCCATTGATCTGGCCGTGCTTGATATTATGATGCCTGAGCTTAACGGTGTTCAATTGCTGCAGCTGCTCCGCGCGGAGTACAAGCTGCCGGTAATTCTGCTGTCTGCCAAAAATCAGGACAGTGATAAAATTCTGGGCCTGCGCCTGGGCGCAGACGATTTCATTTCCAAACCGTTTAATCCGCTGGAGGTTGTGGCCCGGATCCATGCCATGCTAAGGCGTACTTATGATTTCAATGAACCGGCAGAACCCGTCCAGGATACCCTGGGTCATACCAGTATCGGGGAGCTGATGCTTGACCATACAGACTGCGTGTTGTATAAGGCCGGGCGGGAGATTTCATTAACCGCAATCGAATATAAGCTGCTGTCCACGCTGATGAATGCGCCTGGGCGCATTTTTACCAAAAAGCAATTGTTCGAGCAGGTCTGGTCAGAGCATTATTATGAGGATGCCAATACCATTATGGTGCATATCTCCAGATTGCGGGACAAGGTGGAGGAAACCCCGAAGCAGCCTGTGTATATCCGGACGATCCGGGGACTGGGGTATAAGTTTGCCAAAAAGGATGATTTCCGCTGAAAAAAACGAAGCTTTTCTCCAAGTTGATCCGATCCTATATTTATTTTGCCCTTACGCTCGGGCTGGTTGTTGTGGTTTTTCTGATGATCGCTCTCGATATCGATACTCAAACTATAGAACTTAGACTGCCCACTTTGCTGCTGGTGCTGGGGCTGTTTGGCATGAGTATTTATATATTCAGCCAGTTGATGGTCAAACGCATTACCAGGCCGCTGGAGCATATTGCGGAGGCTATAGAGAGAATGGGCAAAGGAGAGTATAAAGAACGTCTCTCTATTACAGCGGACTATGAGTTCTCGGTGATTCAGCACCGTTTTAATGAGATGGCAGAGTCGCTGGAACAGGCCGAGCGGGAGAACCGCAGACTGCAGGATAGCAAACAGCGGATGCTCGCTGATCTGTCCCACGATCTAAAAACACCGGTTACGACGATCCAAGGCTATGCCAAGGCACTGCAGCTGGGGCTCGTGGATAGTGAGGAGAAGAAGGAACGGTACCTGCAGCTCATCTATAACAAAGCTACCGTGGTCACTGCCCTGATCGATGATCTGTTCAGACTGTCCAAGCTGGAGCGTCCGGACCATCCTATATCGGTTGAGCGGGGAGATTTGGCAGAATTGCTGAGAGAAATTGCCGCCGATTATTACGATGCCATGGAGGACAAAGGAATGGTTATGGAACTGTATATACCTTCGGGTGAGGTTATGGCGGATTATGACCCGGGACTTATGCGCAGAGCCATAGCCAATCTGCTGTCCAACGCAGTACAGCATAACAGCGGGGGGACGGTAGTTCTGATCGCTCTGGAGGAATTGGCTGAGGATGTGAGGATTAGAGTTCAGGATAACGGGGGCGGAATATCCGATGAATTGAAGGAAGTGATTTTTGATCCTTTTGTGCGCGGGATGCGGCCCGGCCGGGAGATGGGGGCACCGGGCTGGGGCTGGCAATCTCCAAGCAAATCCTGGAGCTGCATAGAGGGAAGCTGAAGCTGGATAACCGGAACGGACTGACCGTATTTGAACTTGTGGTCTGCAAGAAATCCGGGACCGGAGAACCGGCGGCAGGACACGAATAACCCGGAAAGGGCCTTGTGGAATCAAGGCCTTTTTTGGTTTGCGTGCCCAGAAGTACGCATTATCTAGTTGGTGAAAGTCCAACCAAGGGAGGGACCAAGCCACCTTTGTAGCTAGGATGCTTGCATATGGCGAAATCTGTGTGTAAAAGCGCATCGACAAAAGTATCAGTCAGAGACTGGGCGAGCAACAATCCAGGCCGCAACATCAAGTGAATCCTGCCGCGTCGTCAAAAAGGCCCTGCGAAGGGGAACAGAGGGAGCCGAGTCCCGCAACTATGGACGAAGGCCAAGGAAACTGTGCAGAACTTGGAACAGCAGTGAAGAACTCTCCGGCGTAATGGGAACGGCATGGATTGAAAGATAGTGCAGTGAACTGGGGAGACCCTCCCCCACACGGGAGAATTTTTTTTGTAGGAACCCGTAAAGAGACGCTCTATAAGTCCAGAAGACGAAGTGAACCGTCTGTGGGAAGGGAGTCCGAGGGGCTCATAGTACCGAAGAACCTAAGGACAACATAACCTTAGGGAGGGAAGGAGCCCTGCTTTGTTTATGCTTTTGGAGGAGGTACGAGTGAGTGAATGCCAAAGGGCTAACGACACCAAAGGAAAAAGTTCAAGAACTCCAAGAAAAGCTAGGTCATGCGGCCAAGGAGAACAGCAAGCGTAAATTCCATGCCCTGTACGACAAAATCCACCGCTGGGACGTGCTGTGCGAAGCCTGGAAACGGGTGAAGGCGAATAAGGGGGCTGCAGGAGTAGATGCCGTGACGCTCGCAGATATTGAGGAACAAGGAGAAACAAGCTTCCTCAAGGCTTGCGAGAGAGAATTGAAAGAAGGCAACTACTATCCCCAGCCCGTACGGCGGCACTTTATCCCAAAGAAAGACGGGAAGCTAAGACCGCTGGGCATACCCACTGTTCGCGACCGAGTCATACAGATGGCAACTAAGCTGGTAATTGAACCCATCTTCGAAGCAGACTTCGAAGAAGTCTCTTACGGATTTCGTCCGAAACGAAGTGCGAAAGGAGCGTTGGAACGAATTCGGAAAGCCTGCAACCGCAAAGGGAATTGGGTAGTCGACGTCGATATCCAAGGTTACTTCGACAATATTAATCAAGAGAAGCTCATGAAATTGATACAGATGCGTATCAATGACAGGCGGATCCTGAAATTAATACGGAAGTGGCTACAGGCGGGAGTCATGGAAGAAGGAAACGTAAAGCGATCTGATTTAGGCACTCCGCAAGGTGGCGTCATTTCACCGCTGCTGGCGAATATCTACCTGCACTACTTTGACCGATTGTGGGAGAAACACGGAAGTGGATTGGGAGAGCTGACAAGGTATGCAGACGACTTTGTAGTGGTCTGCAAAACCAAAAAGGACGCCGAACATGCGTATGAACTCATACGCAGAATCATGGAACGTCTGGAACTCACCCTACACCCGACGAAAACCCGAATTGTAGGCTTGTGGACAGGAGACGAAGGGTTCGACTTTTTAGGAATGCACCACCGAAAAACGAAAGCAGAAACTTCTCAAGGGAAGGTATATTATACCACGCAACAGTGGCTAACGAAGAAGGCAGAGGAACGGATCCGAGGCGTGGTCAAAAACAGATTAGCACCGCCGAGCATGCGCTCAAGATCGTTCGCGGAACAGGTGGAATGGCTCAATCCAAAAATTCAAGGATGGAGAAATTACTACTACACGAACTATAGCCAAAAGAGGTTAGCTAAGCTGGATTGGTATATTTTGCAGAGATTAACCCGGTGGTATGCGAAGAAGAGACAACGTAGAAGATGGATGAGTTCATTATCTGAGGTTAAGTATATTGCCAACATGTATGGACTGAAAACGCTATTGTGATCTGCATGCCCATGAATGACAAACATCGGAAAGCCGTATGAGGGAAAACCTCACGTACGGTTTGATGAGGAGGGGCTGGTTTAAATCCAGCTCTTTACTCTAGTTTTGGCAATGAGGAAAATGGAGTTGTAGTCTGATGGCACTATACTGTAACTTTTTTGGGGCGTTCAACGAATAAGGAGAGTATGACATGGGGAGAGGAGGGAGTCTGTGACGGACAGGAACGAGGGAACGGACAGCAGTAGCTCCAGACCTAACAGCAAAGACAAGGGCCCGCCGGATGAGGAAGCGGCAATGCTGCTCCGTTTCAGGCAGGGAGAGCGGGAGGCATTTGAATGGCTGGTCCGGAAATACCGTCAGCCTGCCGTGCATTTTGCGCACCATTTGACCGGGGATTATCATCTGGCTGAAGACCTGGCTCAGGATTGCTTCGCTCATCTGCTTGTCTACCCGGAAAAGTACGATTTTCGCGCATCGTTTAAGACCTATCTGTATACGCTCCTCCGGCATAAGTGCATTGACGCTTGGCGCAAAAGCAAGCGGACCCTGCCGGGCGAAGCAGGGGGCCGGAACGAATCCGGGCGGATGTCTCCGGAAGATCACCCGGATGATGGACAAATGAGCGGAAGATACATATCGCCTTACGCTTTGGATGATCCCGCGCGGCTGGCCATCGTGCGCGAGGAGGACCGGGAATGGCACCGCCGCATGCGGATGCTGAAGCCGGATTACCGGCTGGCCGTTTATCTTGTCGATATTGCTCAGATGTCTTATGAGGAAGCGTCCTCTATTATGCAGCGAAGTACGGTGAGCTTTAGAGTTCTGCTGCACCGTGCCCGTAAGAAACTCAGGCAGATTTATGAAGGAGAGGAGTGGGATTGTGAAATCCAGCGAACAGGAGCAGGCATTTCTCGATGAAGTGTACCGGAAAGCCCGTCTGCTTGAATATGACAAGCGTGAAGCTGCAAAGGTGCTCCGCAACCGCAAAATACTGGCCAGACAGAAGATGGTGAAGTTTGCGTGTGTTATCGTCAGTACAGTTGTTATGGCTCTAATCATCCGGCACGGCGGGATCGAACAAGGACTGCGCCTGTGTCTGTCACTCCTTTTAATCGCCGCAGGCATAGCGGTTGAATCCATGGAGCTGTCCCGGAGTACAGAAATTGAGGATTAAGGGAAAGACAGGAATAAGTGAAGGAGAGAATGGAATGGAATTAATCATTGATCATTTGACGAAAACCTACGGAGGCAAGCAGGCATTGAATAACGTCAGCTTCCGGGTAGGTGAAGGGATACATGGACTGCTGGGTCCGAACGGAGCAGGAAAAACCACGCTGATGCGTCTTCTTGCAACCTTGCTTGAGCCGACCTCCGGCCAAGTGGAGATCGGCGGCATCTCTCTGACGGACAAGTCTCAGATTAGACGGATTGTCGGATATCTGCCGCAGGAATTTGCTTTTTATCCGGGGATGTCGGTGCTGGAGGCGATGGATTATCTTGCCCTTTTGTCCGGTGTGAAAGGCCGTGCCGAGCGCAAGCGGAGAATAGACCATTTGCTGGAGCTTGTCAATCTGACTGAACAGCGCCGTACCAAGGTAAAGGCGCTGTCCGGCGGGATGAAGCGCCGGCTTGGCGTTGCCCAGGCGATGATTCATGAGCCAAAGCTGCTGATTGTCGATGAGCCGACGGCCGGGCTTGATCCGGAGGAGCGGATACGGTTCCGGCGGCTGCTCAGCAAATTCGCCGAGGGCAGAATCGTCCTGTTGTCCACGCATGTTGTTGAGGATGTGGAATCGACCTGCGAGCAGATGACGGTGCTGCATAAAGGGAGCCTGCGCTATCACGGCAGAATCGGTGACTTGACGGCCGCCGCTGCCGGACGCGTCTGGACGGCGGAGCTTGACCGTGCCGAGTGGAGCCGGGACAGCGAACGGTTCCCGGTGCTGTCTGCCGTGCCGGAAGGGGCCGGCATGCGCGTCCGCGTATTGTCTGATGAGCAGCCTTATCCGGGAGCGCAGCAGGCCGTGCCGTCGATTGAGGATGCTTACCTGTACATGATGCGCAGGGAGGAAGCCTTCGTATGATATCACTTATAGGCAAAGAAATGCGCATGACCCTGCGCAGCCTCGTTTTTTATATATTTATCATCGTAGCCTGTTTTTTTTATTTCACTTCTTATGCCACCAGCGAAACCTGGGGAGAGCTTGGACCTCCTGCCGCCGGCACACCGCAAAATATGGGAACCGCAGAACATCCGATGTACGGCTGGAAGCAGCCGGGGAATGCCTTTGAACTGGCAAAACGGATGCGGACGGAGATAGGCTGGGATCTTGATAGCGGGACAACAACCAAGTACAAAATCGGCTTTTTAGTGGAAAACAAACTTGACGGGGAAGAGAAGGGGGCCCTTTCCGAAGCCATAGCTAAATTGGATGTGATCCTGCAGGACCCGGACAAATATACCCTCGATGATGTATACAAGATTTCCGATGAATTGAATACCCAGTTGGGCGGCAGCACCATGTACAAGCGGGGAGTTGGAAATTTCGGATTTCCTATTGAGTCCTATGATGAGGCTGTAAAAGCGCAGAAAGTGACGCTTGATCTTTATCGTGACAAGGTGGAGGCGGGAGAACTTCTGCCCGGGGCGGCAAGGTACTTCTGTGATTATCTGTCGCTGCCCGCAGGTATCTTCCCGGTATTTCTGTCGGCCTTTCTGCTGCTGCGCGACCGTTCCAGCCGAATGAGCGAGCTAATCTACAGCCGCCGGGTTTCCCCCTGGGCTTATGTCTTCTCGAAGTTTATCGCACTGGGTGTGATGCTTTCCCTTGTCTTCCTCGTTCTGTCTGTCGTTGGCGGCTGGAAAACAGTAGATATATTAGGATTGGACGGACAGGCTGGAGAGGCGGCTGCAATCTTTCTAGGCTATACGGCCTGGTGGCTTCTGCCGACGATATGGGCTTCCGTTGCCTTCGGCATGTTTGGCTCCATGTTGTTCCGCCTGGGGATTGTGCCTATTGCGCTGCAAGTCATCTGGTGGTTTATTTCTGTGCTGCCGCTTATGGGGTCTTACGGGTTGTACCGGCTGCTGATCCGCTTCAATTCACCAGACGATTATGTTCTATACAAGGATTGGGCGGATGAAATTGCGTTGAACCGCAGCTTTTATCTTGTACTCGCTGTAGCGCTGGCAGCAGGTGCCGCCTGGCTCTGGGAGAGGCACCGCAGCCGGTTGGATTCAGCGGGAGCCCTTAGCAGGAAACGGTCCAAAAAGAAAATCAAAACCGCAACGGAGGCTGCCTGATGAGAAGGCAAATGAGTACTCCTTTGATCTGGTATAACCTCAAACTGACCGTCCACTACTCCTGGTGCCTGTCGGTAGTCCTCCTCGCAGTGATCCCTTTTTTCATGGATGCCGGTCTGATGGGCCAGAACGAGGTTGCCCGGCTTGGAGAAAGGCTGATCAGCTTCCTGGGCCTGATTGTTTACCCTCATCTTGCTCTGCTGGAGAACGGGGAATTGGTGAGCCACTCTACGCCAAGCAGGTGCGTCATCCCCCGATTTTCCTTTTCCGGTGGCTGCTGACTACATTTTATGTCTTTTTGGTGAACGCAGCTTTTTTCGCCTGGCTGAATTGGAGTGGTGCTGACTTTAACTTATGGCCAATGACCGGCGGGGTGACTTTTACTGCAGTGGCAATCGGAACTGCGGGGATGACAGCTGCGCTGCTGATTGGCAACGTATCGGCCGGGTACATAGCAGGCTTCGCCTGGTATCTGCTCGACTTCATGACTAAAGGCCGGATGACCGGGCATTTCTATCTGTTTGGCCTGCTGGAGCACGAGTGGGATAACGACAAATGGCTGCTTGCCGGACTATCCCTGGTCCTGGCCCTGATCTGCGCCTGTCTGCTTCCGCGCCGGAGACTGGATTAAGTGCCGAGGCCTGAAAATAGCGGGGGAGTATGACTGAACAGTCTGCTCCCTTTTTACATTTTCCCCAGAAATTCCATTCGTAATCACCCCCCGCCCCTTCACATCAGAAGCAACTTTTCCGAAAAAAAGGTATACTATGATTAGTTTCAGTCCCCACTTTCACAGAGGAGGCTCTATCACTTGACCGAGACACTCTTTAAGCATCTGTATTTGCGGTCCTCTATAGGGTTCGCAGTAGTCTCCACAAAAGACGGTACCATGATCATGGCGAATCCTGCTCTTTGCAGCATGTTCGGCTATACGGAAGAGGAAATGATAAAGCTCCGTTATCTGGATATCGCATTGCCGGAGGATGAGCCTGCTGCCGATCATGAGCTTATTATGAAATATTTGCTGCAAAGCCCCGGAGCGGCTGTAGATAAAGAGAAACGATTTGTACGCAAGGACGGCAGTATCATCTGGATTGCACTACATATTTTTTTAACATTCGATGAAGCTACCGGCGCCCCTGTTCATCTGATTGCCGAGATGACGGAAATTACCAGCCGCAAGCTAGCCGAGAACAAGATAGAAGAGGACCGGCTGCTCTATAATCTGATTACGCAAAATACGCCGGATATGATCTCCTTTGCCGATGCAGACGGAACGGTGCGGTATGTGTCTCCGTCTGTTGAGAAGCTGCTGGGTTACTCCATTGATGAGATAATCGGCAGGAAAAGGCCTGATTTCTACCATGAAGAAGATGCGATAGAAATGGAACAGCGCGGGAAGATGTATTCCGACAGTGATGTCTTTACCCAGCGGGCCCGGCATAGAGACGGACATTATCTCTGGCTCGAAAATTCGTTTCAGGTTATGCGTAACAGCAAGGGCGGCGTGGAGAAGGTTCTGACCATTGCCCGCGACATTACGGAACGCAAGAAATATGAGAATTTACTTGCAACTGCGCAGGAATTGGGGAACATCGGTTCATGGGAATGGGATTCCCTGAATGAGCGAATGACCGTCTCGAAGCAGCTGCGCTCCATTTTTGATTTGTGCCAGGACAGCGGTACGGCCACCCACAGCCAGATCGATTATGTGCAGCTGCTGGCCCGCGTGGTTCCCGAGGATATGGCTCCGCTTCGGGCCGAACTGAGCAAGACCTTAGAGTCCGGGGTCAACGGCCAATCGGTATTCAGAATTGAAAATGACAAAGGTGAGCGCAAGTTCATCTATACCCATTGGGAAGTAGTGCTGGATAAAGCGGGAAAAACCCTGCAAATCAACGGCATAGTGCAGGATATCACCGAACGTTACCGGATGGAGGAGCAGCTGCGCGAGAGCGAGCGGAATTACCGGCTGATCTCGGAGAATTCCCTGGATTTTATCTCCCGGAATGCGACAGACAACGAAGCTACTTACTTGTATGCATCTCCGGTCTGCCTGCCGATGCTCGGCTATACCCCGGAAGAAATGGAAGGCTCAAGCGGCATGCAGTATGTTCATCCGGAGGATATGGATAAAGTACGTGCGTATTTGCAGGAAACCATGGAGGGCAAAAAGCTGGAGCCGATTATGTTCCGGTTTTTGTGCAAGGATGGCTCTTACCTCTGGACAGAAACGACGCTCCGTCATATCAGCTCAGGGCCGGGAGGAGCGGCGGAAATGGTCTGTGTCACCCGCAATATCTCTGAGCGCAAGCAGTATGAGTTGAAGCAGCTGGAGAGCGAGAACCTCTATAAATCCCTGTTCGAATATAATCCTTCGGCGATCAGCGCTATGGATTTGAACGGGCATATCCAATCGCTGAATGCCAGCCTGCAGCAATTAACGGGTTATTCGTATGATAGCCTGCTGCATGCCAGCCACACTGAGATTATTGATCCGGATGAAATGGGAATGGCTGAGCAGCGTTTTGAGCTGGCTGCGAAGGGACTCCCCAGATCTTTGAAAGCAGGCTGATCCACCGGGAAGGCTATTCCGTTGAAGTCAGCGTGATCTATGTGCCGATTATGGTGAACAGCCAAGTCGTCGGTGTATTCAGTATTACCAGCAACATTACGGAACACAAACGTCATCTCCAGCAGATAGAGAAACTCAGTTATGAGCATGCCCTGATTCTGAATTCAGTCTCAGAAGGCATCTTTGGCATGAATCTGCAGGGGGAAACGATGTTTATTAATCCGGCTGCATCGACGATGCTGGGATATGAGCCGGGTGAACTGGCCGGGAATATTAAGCTGCATACCGTGGAACAAAGATGGCTGGATGCCGAGCCGTATGCCGGCGGGCGGTGGGCGCAGCCGGATTCCTTGTCGGGCCGGCTCTCTTCCGAGGACAAGGAAGGCGTATTCTGGAGACAGGACGGCTCCAGCTTTCTGGTTAAATACCGGATGTCTCCATTATTTGATAATGGTGAGCGGAAGGGGGCGGTTGTCGTCTTCCGGGACATTACCGAAGAGAAGGCCATTGTGCGGGCAAAAGAGTCTGCGGAGCAGGCGGACCGGGCCAAGTCTGAATTCCTGGCAATTATGAGCCATGAGCTGCGCACGCCGATGAACGGGATTATGGGCATGGCGGATCTTTTGGCCGGAACCGAGCTTGATGAAGAACAGCAATACTACACGGAAATCATCAACAAAAGCAGTGAGTCCCTGCTGCATATTCTGAACGAGGTGCTGGACTTCAGCAAGATTGAAGCCGGCATGATGACGCTGGAGCTGCAGACGGTGGACCTGTCCCAGGTGATCCGGAATGTCATGGAGCTGTTTTATCCGAAAGCGCTGGAGAAAGGTCTGCTTCTGGATAGCAAGCTGGACCCTGATCTGCCGCTGCTTGTGGTGACGGATGAGATCCGCCTGCGGCAGATTCTGGTGAATCTCATCGGCAATGCGGTGAAATTCACCGAGGAAGGTGAAATTCACGTTACAGCGGGGCTGCAATCGATCGCCGAGACCGGAGATTTGGTTATAAGATTTACGGTAAAAGATACCGGAATCGGCATTCCCCAGGGAAGCCAGGGATTGCTGTTTCAGTCCTTTTCCCAGCTGCATCCTTCAATTAACCGCAAGTATGGCGGCACGGGCCTGGGGCTGGCGATCAGCAAAAAGCTGGTTGAACTGCTGGGCGGGATGATTGGTGTGGAAAGCAATGAAGGGGAAGGGGCAGAGTTTTTCTTCACCATCCATGTTTTTCTGCCTTTGTCGGAACCTGCCTATCAGCAAA encodes the following:
- a CDS encoding serine hydrolase domain-containing protein — its product is MKLKSVFIVSVIFWMGIFGIVPAAQAAGTDDAITQERLEETLTPLLNKIMEADHIPGTAVVVTEGDRIVFSKGYGYADVGKQLPVDPGHTVMRVGSLTKSMTATAVMQLQEQGKVAMDQDINTYLPDFKVPLFHGHPITLHHLLTHTAGLDEGVYNLSAQSADKALSAETFLRQYLDTQPPVREPGTEYAYSNPGAGLASFLVEQVTGSTLEAYMQHNLFGPLQMPSASLAHQESDPDMAKSYQYREGSFQEIPYSYPNLPGAGALSVIPDELAHYMIALLNEGSYQRQHILKQTTVEEMQARQFTEHPGVEGVGYGLFRNRTDNGILTLSHTGDIDGFAAKMQLIPEHKLGILVVSNAESPGKPLRDQVTDAIVRLLPEPLIQDPAVAPPSSPDLEQYARTYTMGLGPQHGWGKWFRWLGGKNFAVQNAGETLRITGVFPEGTGSKESKTYIPVREGLFRDKESGEFISFHQQEGVWKLTFIQGVTIEEKPPFLQQPSTLLAIYAGIGLAWPVMVLIEVIRSLLRFIRRKKQQKLGHAALIAVIFSIYLIGQLLYGNSQVLFGYPAWYTWGFSSLPLVAAAAAIHLGIKTVRQQQNTDEMRMVRYGRYLLVVMSLGYTFFLFYWNMLSVHFS
- a CDS encoding response regulator transcription factor, translated to MQRTVLLVDDNREIIELLKLFLEKEGLRILEAYNGAQAWTCIQQESIDLAVLDIMMPELNGVQLLQLLRAEYKLPVILLSAKNQDSDKILGLRLGADDFISKPFNPLEVVARIHAMLRRTYDFNEPAEPVQDTLGHTSIGELMLDHTDCVLYKAGREISLTAIEYKLLSTLMNAPGRIFTKKQLFEQVWSEHYYEDANTIMVHISRLRDKVEETPKQPVYIRTIRGLGYKFAKKDDFR
- a CDS encoding sensor histidine kinase, giving the protein MIRSYIYFALTLGLVVVVFLMIALDIDTQTIELRLPTLLLVLGLFGMSIYIFSQLMVKRITRPLEHIAEAIERMGKGEYKERLSITADYEFSVIQHRFNEMAESLEQAERENRRLQDSKQRMLADLSHDLKTPVTTIQGYAKALQLGLVDSEEKKERYLQLIYNKATVVTALIDDLFRLSKLERPDHPISVERGDLAELLREIAADYYDAMEDKGMVMELYIPSGEVMADYDPGLMRRAIANLLSNAVQHNSGGTVVLIALEELAEDVRIRVQDNGGGISDELKEVIFDPFVRGMRPGREMGAPGWGWQSPSKSWSCIEGS
- the ltrA gene encoding group II intron reverse transcriptase/maturase, which encodes MNAKGLTTPKEKVQELQEKLGHAAKENSKRKFHALYDKIHRWDVLCEAWKRVKANKGAAGVDAVTLADIEEQGETSFLKACERELKEGNYYPQPVRRHFIPKKDGKLRPLGIPTVRDRVIQMATKLVIEPIFEADFEEVSYGFRPKRSAKGALERIRKACNRKGNWVVDVDIQGYFDNINQEKLMKLIQMRINDRRILKLIRKWLQAGVMEEGNVKRSDLGTPQGGVISPLLANIYLHYFDRLWEKHGSGLGELTRYADDFVVVCKTKKDAEHAYELIRRIMERLELTLHPTKTRIVGLWTGDEGFDFLGMHHRKTKAETSQGKVYYTTQQWLTKKAEERIRGVVKNRLAPPSMRSRSFAEQVEWLNPKIQGWRNYYYTNYSQKRLAKLDWYILQRLTRWYAKKRQRRRWMSSLSEVKYIANMYGLKTLL
- a CDS encoding RNA polymerase sigma factor — encoded protein: MTDRNEGTDSSSSRPNSKDKGPPDEEAAMLLRFRQGEREAFEWLVRKYRQPAVHFAHHLTGDYHLAEDLAQDCFAHLLVYPEKYDFRASFKTYLYTLLRHKCIDAWRKSKRTLPGEAGGRNESGRMSPEDHPDDGQMSGRYISPYALDDPARLAIVREEDREWHRRMRMLKPDYRLAVYLVDIAQMSYEEASSIMQRSTVSFRVLLHRARKKLRQIYEGEEWDCEIQRTGAGISR
- a CDS encoding ABC transporter ATP-binding protein; the encoded protein is MELIIDHLTKTYGGKQALNNVSFRVGEGIHGLLGPNGAGKTTLMRLLATLLEPTSGQVEIGGISLTDKSQIRRIVGYLPQEFAFYPGMSVLEAMDYLALLSGVKGRAERKRRIDHLLELVNLTEQRRTKVKALSGGMKRRLGVAQAMIHEPKLLIVDEPTAGLDPEERIRFRRLLSKFAEGRIVLLSTHVVEDVESTCEQMTVLHKGSLRYHGRIGDLTAAAAGRVWTAELDRAEWSRDSERFPVLSAVPEGAGMRVRVLSDEQPYPGAQQAVPSIEDAYLYMMRREEAFV
- a CDS encoding ABC transporter permease — its product is MISLIGKEMRMTLRSLVFYIFIIVACFFYFTSYATSETWGELGPPAAGTPQNMGTAEHPMYGWKQPGNAFELAKRMRTEIGWDLDSGTTTKYKIGFLVENKLDGEEKGALSEAIAKLDVILQDPDKYTLDDVYKISDELNTQLGGSTMYKRGVGNFGFPIESYDEAVKAQKVTLDLYRDKVEAGELLPGAARYFCDYLSLPAGIFPVFLSAFLLLRDRSSRMSELIYSRRVSPWAYVFSKFIALGVMLSLVFLVLSVVGGWKTVDILGLDGQAGEAAAIFLGYTAWWLLPTIWASVAFGMFGSMLFRLGIVPIALQVIWWFISVLPLMGSYGLYRLLIRFNSPDDYVLYKDWADEIALNRSFYLVLAVALAAGAAWLWERHRSRLDSAGALSRKRSKKKIKTATEAA